In Luteipulveratus mongoliensis, the DNA window CGTACGTCGTTGTGGTCATTGCTGACGCCGGTGCTGATGGCGGGCGACAGTCTCGGACTGATCGACGCACCTGCGTCCGTGCTCCCTGAGCTCGCAGCCCGGCTCGACGTGCAGGCCGAGTCGTGCCGTCCGTCCTCGGAGTCCTTCGTCAATCCGGCCAAGCTGGCCGCCGTACAGCTGGGTGACACGGTGCCGATGGCGCTCGGCGACAACGCGTTGACAGGTGTCGCGGCCCTGCGGGCGGCGTCCATGCTGACCCGGACGGCACGGATGCCGGCCACCTGGGGTGAGCTGCCGGATGCCGCATCGCAGGTGGTGGCGTGCTTCGACGGTCCGTTCACCGCAGGTGGCGGTCGCGGATCCATGAACGGCGGTGTCGACGTGTTCGCCGACCCGTTCCTGGACGCACCCGCCCAGCCTTCGCTCGGCCTGCTCATGCTGCAGGACGCGCCGCCCGAGCAGCCGAGCCAGCAGACCGACGAGGCGCAGGCTCTGACCGACGCGCTGCTCGAGACCGCCCGTGAGGCCGGGGTCACCGTCGTCGAGACCGTTGCCGAGGCCGGACCGGCCGTCGTACGTCTGGCCGGAATGCTGTCGTTCACCGACTACGTCTCGACCTACCTCGCCCTCGGCCTCGGCCTGGACCCATCGGTCTCGCCGCACGTCGCTGAGCTGCGTGACCGCACCAAGGGCTGGAAGCCGTGACCGATGGCGCCCGTCCCGCCCAGCGCGATCTCGAAGGTGGTGTCGAGCGGGACTTCCGCCAGGCGATGTCCTACGGCGACTACCTCGACCTGGACCGCCTGCTGTCGGCGCAGCACCCGCTCGCTCAACCGCCGCAGCACGACGAGCTGCTGTTCATCGTGCAGCACCAGACCAGCGAGCTGTGGTTCAAGCTCGTCCTGCACGAGCTGCGTTCGGCGCGCGACCTGCTGCGTGGCGACCAGCTCGCGGCATCGCTGAAGCGGCTGGCCCGGGTCAAGCACATCCAGTCCACACTCACAGAGCAGTGGTCGGTGCTGGCGACCCTGACACCGAGTGAGTACGCGCAGTTCCGCGACTTCCTGGCGACCTCGTCAGGCTTCCAGTCCTACCAGTACCGCGCCGTGGAGTTCCTGCTCGGCAACAAGAACGCCGACATGGTCCCGGTCTTCGACCACGACCCCGTCGCGCAGGAGATGCTCACCCAGCTGCTCCACGAACCGAGCCTGTACGACGAGTTCATCGCGCTCCTCGCGCGGCGCGGTCTCCCGGTCCCGGCCGAGCTCCTGGACCGTGATTGGTCGAAGCCGCACCAGGCGAATCCCGCTCTCGTGCAAGCGATCCGGGCGGTCTACGAGGATCCCGAGGAGCGCTGGGACATCTACGAGGCGTGCGAAGAGCTGGTCGACCTCGAGGACAACTTCCAGTTCTGGCGGTTCCGTCACCTCAAGACCGTGGAGCGCATCATCGGGTCGGCCCGAGGCACCGGCGGCAGCAGCGGTGTGCCGTTCCTGCGCAAGGCCCTGGAGCTGACGTTCTTCCCCGAGCTGTACTCCGTCCGAGGGCAGATCGCCGAGTCGCGGTAGGGCCCACTTACGCTGACACCGTGACGCACTTCGACCTCGCCATCATCGGCACCGGCTCCGGCAACTCCCTGGTGACTCCCGACTTCGACGGCAAGCGTGTCGCGGTCATCGAGGAGGGTCTGTTCGGCGGCACCTGCCTCAACGTCGGGTGCATCCCGACCAAGATGTTCGTGTACGCCGCTGATGTCGCCGACCATGTGCGCGACTCCGCGCGCTACGGCATCGACGCCACGCTCGACGGCGTGCGCTGGCCCGACATCCGCGACCGCGTCTTCGGACGGATCGACCCGATCGCCGAGGGCGGCAAGGACTACCGCGTCAACGGACCCAACACGACGGCCCACCTCGGGCACGCGACCTTCACCGGGCCGCTCTCCCTGGAGGTCGATGTCGACGGCACGAAGCAGGAGGTCACGGCCGACCAGATCGTCGTGGCCGCCGGCGGGCACGCCAACGTCCCGGAGGTCGTCCAGGCATCGGGTGTGCCGTTCCACACCAGCGACACGATCATGCGGATCGATGAGCTGCCCGCCTCGATGGTCATCGTCGGAGGTGGCTTCATCAGCGCCGAGTTCGCCCATGTCTTCTCGGCGCTCGGCGTCGACGTCCGCATCGTGACCCGCGGGCCTGCGCTGCTGCGAGCCGAGGACGCCGAGATCTCCCAGCGCTTCACCGAGATCGCCCAGAAGCAGTGGGAGGTCCACCTGTCCGCCACCGTCGAGACCGTCAAGGGCGACGACGCCGGTGTCACGCTCTCGCTCGCCGACGGCACGACCGTCGAGGGCGACATCCTGCTGGTCGCCACCGGTCGCACACCCAACACGCAGCACCTCGGGGTCGAAAAGGCAGGCATTGTAACGCATTCCGACGGTCGCATCAAGGTCGACGAGTTCGGTCGTACGACGGCTGCCGGAGTCTGGTCGCTGGGAGACATCTCGTCGCCGTACCAGCTCAAGCACGTCGCCAACCATGAGGCGCGCACCGTGGCGCACAACCTCGTACACCCCGACAACCTGCGCGCCAACGATCACCGGTTCGTGCCCGCTGCGGTGTTCACCCATCCCCAGGTCGCGTCGGTCGGTCTCACCGAGCAGCAGGCGCGCGACGCGGGCCACGACGTGACCACCAAGACGCAGGCCTTCGGTGATGTCGCGTACGGCTGGGCGATGGAGGACACGACAGGTGTCTGCAAGCTGGTCGCGGATCGAACGACCGGCGCGCTGCTGGGCGCGCACATCATGGGGCCGCAGGCGTCGACTGTCATCCAGCCGGCCATCCAGGCGCTGTCATTCGGACTCGGGGTCCGCGAGATGGCGCGTGGACAGTACTGGATCCACCCGGCACTGGCCGAGGTGCTGGAGAACGCCCTGCTCGGGCTGGACGTACCCGGCCAGGACTGAGCACCACGACTGACGGTCCGCCGGTCGGTGGCGTCGTCTGACGGTCGCTCGGTGCCCATACGATGTGCGCCATGGCTGGCGGACTGGTTGCTCTTCTGGACGATGTCGCGGCGCTCGCACGAGCTGCTGCCGCATCGATCGACGACGTCGGCGCCGCTGCGGCCCGGGCGAGTGTGAAGGCCACCGGTGTCGTCGTCGACGACACCGCGGTCACACCGCGCTACGTGCAGGGCCTGGACCCCAAGCGTGAGCTGCCGATCATCAAGAAGATCGCCAAGGGCTCGATCCGCAACAAGCTGCTGTTCATCCTGCCGGCGATCATGCTGCTGTCGCAGTTCCTTCCGTGGCTGCTGATGCCGGTGCTGATGGTCGGCGGTGCGTACCTCAGCTACGAGGGTGCCGAAAAGCTCTGGGAGGCGCTGCGCGGCGGGCACGAGGAGGAGAGCAACGCGGACAAGAGCGAGGCCGAGATCACCGGCGGGGCGATCCGCACCGACTTCATCCTGTCGGCCGAGATCATGGTCATCTCGCTCAAGGAGGTCGAGGACGAGCCGTTCCTCTCGCGCCTGGCCATCCTGATCGTCGTCGCCCTCCTGATCACCGTGCTCGTCTACGGCGTGGTCGCTCTGATCGTGAAGATGGACGACGTCGGCCTGCACCTGACGCAGAAGCCCGGCCGTGGCGCACAGCGCCTCGGCAGCACGCTGGTGCACGGCATGCCCAAGGTGCTCAGCGTGCTCTCGACCGTCGGGATCGCCGCGATGCTCTGGGTCGGCGGCCACATCCTGCTGATCGGGCTGGACGACGTCGGCTGGCACTGGCCCTACGCGCAGGTCCACCACCTCGAGGAGTCGGTGCACGACGCCACCGGTGCGCTCGGCAGCGTCCTCGGCTGGCTGACCAACACGCTAGGCTCGGCCCTCGTCGGACTGGTCGTGGGCGCGGTCATCGTCGCCGCCCTGCACGTCATCCCGCGCCGCAACAGCAAGGTGGCCGAGGGCGCCGCCCACTGAGGCGTTCAAGGTGGCTGCTGCTGTTCAACATCGGGAGTGTCGGCAAAAGCCTCGATGAGCCCACGCCGCTCTACGTGATCCTCGAGGGCGTCCTCGGCGGCAACCTGTACATGTCCGAGCTGCGCGACCGCATGTACCGAGGCGACATCCGGCACGGGCGTGCCCGGACCTACCATCGCGTCTGAGCAAACCTCACACAGACGCAGGAGGCTGACGTGACTCAGGAGATCGTTCCGGACACCAAGGACTGGACCTGGACCCTCGAACGTCCTTGTCCCGACTGCGGATTCGACGCAGGCGCGGTGACCGCTGATCAGGTGGGCATTCTCGTCCTGCAGGCCGCGCAGCCCTGGACCGAGGTGCTGGAGCGCGCAGACGCGCGTGACCGTCGTACGCCTGGGGTCTGGTCGGACCTGGAGTACGGCTGCCACGTCCGCGACGTGTGCGTGCTGTTCGCTCAGCGGACCCAGCAGATGCTGGAGGAGGACGACCCGGCGTTCGCCAACTGGGATCAGGACGTAACGGCGGCCGAGAGCAACTACGCCGAGCAGGATCCGGCGGCCGTGTCGACCGAGCTCGCCGAGGCTGCAGCGGCCTATGCCCGGGCGTACGGAGAGGTGACGGGGGAGCAGTGGGCGCGCACCGGCGTACGGTCCGGCGGGTCGCACTTCACCGTGCTGACCCTCGCGCAGTACGGCTTGCACGACCTCAACCACCACCTGCACGACGTCGGTGCCGTCGGAGTCCAGACCCAGCAGTGAGCTCGGGCCTCTACACTGGCCCGTGCCGGCGTGGGTGATGACCCGCGAGTTCCCAGAGGGGCGCGCCGAGTCCGAAACCAAGACAGGGAGTTCTTCCACCATGTCGTTTGACCACAAGGTTCGCGATCTGAGCCTCGCCGAGGCCGGCCGCCACCAGTTCCGCCTGGCCGAGCACGAGATGCCCGGCCTGATGTCCCTGCGCGAGGAGTTCGGCGACAGCCAGCCGCTCAAGGGCGCCAAGATCGCCGGCTCGCTGCACATGACCGTGCAGACCGGCGTGCTCATCGAGACGCTGACGGCGCTCGGTGCCGAGGTCCGCTGGGCCTCCTGCAACATCTACTCCACCCAGGACGAGGCCGCGGCCGCCGCAGTTGTCGGCCCCGACGGCACTCCCGAGGACCCCAAGGGCGTCCCGGTCTTCGCCTGGAAGGGCGAGTCGCTGCCGGAGTACTGGGAGTGCACCAACGAGATCCTCACCTGGCCCAATGGCGAGGGTCCCAACATGATCCTCGACGACGGCGGCGACGCCACGATGCTGGTCCACAAGGGCCGCGAGTGGGAGGCCGCCGGTCAGGTGCCCCCCACGACCGACGCGGACTCCGAGGAGTTCTCCGTGTTCAAGGACCTGGTCCGCAAGACTCTGGCCGAGGACCCGAAGAAGTGGACCAAGATCTCTGAGGGCATCAAGGGTGTCACCGAGGAGACCACCACCGGTGTGCACCGGCTCTACGAGCTGGCCAAGGCCGGCGAGCTGCTGTTCCCGGCGATCAATGTCAACGACTCGGTCACCAAGTCCAAGTTCGACAACAAGTACGGCTGCCGCCACAGCGTCATCGACGGCCTCAACCGTGCGACCGACGTCCTCATCGGCGGCAAGGTTGCCGTCGTGGCCGGCTTCGGCGACGTGGGCAAGGGTGTTGCCTCCGCGCTGGCCGGTCAGGGTGCGCGCGTCATCGTCACCGAGGTCGACCCGATCTGTGCGCTGCAGGCCGCGATGGAGGGCTTCCAGGTCGCCAAGCTCGATGACGTGCTGGACATTGCCGACATCTACGTCACGACGACCGGCTGCTACGACGTGATCACCGCCGACCACATGTCGAAGATGAAGAACAAGGCGATCGTGTCCAACATCGGTCACTTCGACAACGAGATCGACATGGCCGGCCTGGCCAAGATCCCGGGCGTCAAGAAGGTCGAGATCAAGCCGCAGGTGCACGAGTGGACCTTCGAGGGTGGCAACTCCATCATCGTGCTGTCCGAGGGTCGCCTCATGAACCTCGGCAACGCCACGGGCCACCCGAGCTTCGTGATGTCGAACTCGTTCGCCAACCAGACGATCGCGCAGATCGAGATCTTCACCAAGCCGGGCGAGTACAAGAACGACGTCTACGTCCTGCCCAAGCACCTGGACGAGAAGGTCGCCCGTCTGCACCTGGCGGCGCTGGGTGTCGAGCTCACCGAGCTGTCCAAGGCGCAGGCCGAGTACCTCGGTGTCGACGTCGCCGGCCCCTACAAGCCGGAGCACTACCGCTACTGACCGATCCGCCGGTCGAGTAGGGCGAGGGGTCGAGTAGGGCGAGGAACGAGCCGTATCGAGACCCAGAACCCGTATCGAGACCTCTGCCGTACGCCGTCCGCTCACCTGAGCGGGCGGCGTACGCGTGTGTCACGGCGTACTTGGAGAACTCTGTGTGAAAATGTGGCCGCGTCCCGGGGCGCTGTTCGGCGAGCCCGGGGGAGCCACAACGGAAGGACACCCACACGGTGAAGGGCCGCATACTCGTCGTCGATGACGATCCCGCTCTCGCTGAGATGCTCGGCATCATCTTGCACAGCGAGGGTCTCGAGGTGACCCATTGCGCCGAGGGGGGCACCGCCGTACAAGCCTTCCGCGACAGCAAACCCGATGTCGTGCTGCTCGACGTCATGCTTCCCGGGCTGGACGGCATCGAGGTGTGCCGGCGGATCCGCGCCGAGTCCGGTGTCCCGATCATCATGCTCACCGCTCGCACCGACACCGTCGACGTGGTCGTCGGCCTGGAGTCCGGAGCGGACGACTACGTCAACAAGCCGTTCAAGCCCCAGGAGCTGGTCGCCCGCGTGCGAGCCCGGCTACGCCGGGGCGATGAGCCGGAGCCGGAGCGCCTGCAGATCGGTGACCTGACGATCGATGTCGCAGGACACACCGTCAAGCGTGCCGACGAGCTGATCTCGCTGACACCGCTGGAGTTCGACCTGCTCGTCGCTCTTGCACGCAAGCCGTGGCAGGTGTTCACCCGTGAGGTCCTGCTGGAGCAGGTCTGGGGCTACCGCCACGCCGGCGACACCCGACTGGTCAACGTGCACGTCCAGCGGCTGCGTTCCAAGATCGAGCGGGACCCGGAGCGTCCGGAGATCGTGCTGACCGTGCGTGGGGTCGGCTACAAGGCGGGATCGAGCTAGGCCCATGTCCAGCAGCGGTGTCACCGACGGGACCAGTCCGGCCGCCGGTGGATCGACCCCTCGGGCGGGCGAACCGACGTGGGACGAGCGCCTCCGGCTGCTGCTGATGCACAGCGGCTGGCGCGGGCGGCGCGTGCTGCGCCGCTGGCTACGGCCGTGGCGGCGATCACTGCTGCTACGGGTCATGACGACCACCGTGCTGCTGGGGGCGCTGACGTCGTTCGCGCTCGGGTCGTTCATGTACCAGCGCATCGCCGACGGCCTTGTGGCCGCCAAGATGCGTTCGTCGGAGCAGGACGCTGCGCAGCGCCGCACCGATGCCGAGCGGAAGATCGCCAGCACCATCAGGGTCGACCCGAGCACGATGCAGCAGCTCGGCCAGGACATCGTCGACCAGACGGCGGCGCCAGGCGAGGACCGGTCACGTCTAGCCATTCTCACGCTAGCGAAGACGCCGGGCGAGACCAACGACGCCTTGCCCGCGATGTTCACACCGCCCTACGTCCAGGAGAGCTGGATCCCGGAGTCGATCCGCGACGCGCTGGATGCTGATCCTGAGCACCAGCAGGCGATGACGATCCGCGTCAGTGGGCAGGACGAAGGGTCGCCGACCAACATCCCAGCGGTCGTCATCGGCTCTCAGCTCCGCCTGCAGCAGGCCGGCAACTACGACCTCTACATCATCTATCCGATGCAGACGGAGACTCGCACGCTCGCGCTCATCAAGAACGCGTTCATCCTGGGTGGTCTCGGACTGGTCCTCCTGCTCGCCGCGCTCGCCTACATGGTGACGCGCATGGTGGTCACACCGGTCCGCTCGGCCCGGCACGTGGCCGAGCGGCTGAGTGAAGGCGCGCTCAACGAGCGCATGGTGGCTCAGGGAGAGGACGACCTGGCCCGGCTCGCGACATCGTTCAACGCCATGGCCGACAACCTGCAGCGTCAGATCCGTCAGCTCGAGGACCTGTCTGAGGTGCAGCAGCGTTTCACCTCCGACGTCTCGCACGAACTGCGCACCCCGTTGACCACGATCCGGATGGCGGCCGACCTGATCCATCAGAGCCGCAGCGACTTCAGCGCGCCGGTGTCCCGGTCGGCCGAGCTGCTGCTGCGCGAGCTGGACCGCTTCGAGTCGCTGCTGGCCGACCTTCTGGAGATCAGCCGGTTCGACGCCGGTGCAGCCTCCCTCGAGCTGGAGCAGGCTGACCTGCGCGATGTCGTACGCCGGGTCATCGACTCCACGGCGACCCTCGCCTCACGCGCCGGCACCGTGGTCATGGTCGAGGCTCCTGCGCCCTGCCGTGCGGACATGGACCAACGCCGTGTCGAGCGAGTGATCCGCAACCTCGTGAGCAACGCCATCGAGCATGCCGAGCAGCGTCCGATCGACATCACGGTGGGGGCCAACGACACCGCGGTTGCCGTGTCCGTACGCGACCACGGCGTCGGTCTCAAACCGGGGGAGGCCTCGATGGTCTTCAACAGGTTCTGGCGATCGGATCCGGCCCGCGCGCGGACGACGGGCGGCACCGGACTAGGGCTGTCGATCTCGTTGGAGGACGCCCGTCTGCACCAGGGTTGGCTGCAGGCCTGGGGAGAGCCGGGTGAAGGCTCGTGCTTCCGTCTCACTCTGCCGTTGCGGCCGGGTGACGCCATCAAGCGCTCGCCGACGCGCCTGGTCGATGTGGCGCCCACGGCGACCGCGGACCCGAGCACGTTGGTGATTCCTGCTGCTACGGACCGGGTGGACCGATGAGGCGCGTGCTGGTCGCGGTCCTGACGGTGTGCTGTCTCCTGGCGCTCAGCGCCTGTGGCGGGATCCCCAAGCAGAGCGCGGTGCAGCCGCGGCTCGCGGTCGGCACCGATTCCGGCAAGGAGGTCAACCGCGTCTCGATCGACCCACTGCCGCCCCAGTCGGGTGCGACTCGCGAGCAGGTGGCGGCGGGCTTCATCAAGGCGCACATCGGCACCGACGACGCCTTCGCGACAGCCAAGGACTTCATGGCGCCGGCCGCTCAGCAGCGCTGGGGGCCCGACCAGTCGATCGTGGTGCTGCGGGACCATAACCTCACGATCACCCGCAAGGGCAACGTCGTGACGGTCTCAGCGGTCGCGATCGCGCAGGTCAGCTCCGACGGACACCTCTCGGAGCTGCCGGAGCCCAAGTCAATGAGTGTCGCCCTGCCGATGGCGAAGGTCGGCGAGGACTGGCGGGTCGCTCAGGTGCCGCCCACCCTCGGGTTGTGGCTGGCCAAGGACGACTTCACGCGGCTCTACACCCCGCGTCAGATCTTCTACGGCGCGATCGGTCAGAAGAAGGTCCTGGTGCCCGACACACGATGGCTGTCCGAGCCGGCCAGTGTCACCGCGATGGCCAAGGCGGTGCTGACGCCACCGCCGGCATGGTTGTCGCCCGCGGTGCGGCACCAGATGCCTGCAGGGATCGACCTTCCGGTGCAGTCGGTGCCGGTGTCGGACGACGGCACCGCCCAGGTCGAGCTCCCGCCCGAGATCCGTGACGCGTCACCGGCAGACCGAGTGCTGCTGTGGGCGTGCATGCTGCAGACCCTCAGCCTGGGACCGAAGGTGCAAAAGGTCGAGGTCACGGTCGGTGGCGCACCCCTTCAGGTGCCGCAGTTCCCGCCACAGCCGGCCTCTGCGGGAGACCTGGGCTACCAGGCGATCGTCTCCAACGACGGCCCGGCGATCCTGCGCGACGGCGAGCAGCTGCAGTGGGAGACAGACACCCTCGGCAGTGAGAACGACCACAACACCAAGCTGCGCCCCGAGGAAGAGACGCTGCCGAGTCTGCCTGCCATCACCCGCAACTGGACGCTGCTGGCCGCCGACAGCCAGGCGCGTGAGCTGGCTGCCGTCTCGGGTGACCTGCGCACGATCTCTCGCTGGGTCGGGGGCCATCGGTACGATCGGCCGGCCTTCGCGACCGGCCTGGTGCGGCCCTCGTACGACGGTGACGGGAGCCTATGGCTGGCGGGCCGAGCCCTGGCGACTGCGGGCCCCACTCCGACGACCGGCAAGCCTGATGCTGCGGGGCCGGCAACGGTGTGGGTCATCGACACCGGCGATCCCGTCGAGCAGGCGCAACCCAAGGCGATCGACGCCCCCTGGCTGGCCGGCCGCGACGTGCTCGCCCTTGAGGTCTCTGCGGAGGGACAGCGTGTCGCGCTCGTGGTCCGCGAGCGCAACGGCGGCCGAACCTCCTTGCTCATCAGTGCGATTCAGCGGGATCCGCAGGGTGAGGTCGAGTCCCTGACTCCGCCGCGGGTGGTGAACGACTCGGTCACCCACCTCACCGACGTGTCGTGGGTCAACAGCACGACCCTGGCGGTCGTCGGCAAGCTTCGGTCCGACCCGTCGCAGGAGCGGCCGATCCTGGTGAATTTGGACGGTTTCGCGGCACCGCTGCGGCGCGCCGACGGCGCCGTTCGCGTCGTCGGAGGTACGCGCTCGCAGGACAACGTCAGCGTCGTCACCAATCGCGACACGATCCTGGTCCGCCAAGGCGAGGCCTGGAAGAAGGTGGCCACAGGCCAGGACCTGGTGGTCCCCGCCCCTCAGTAGTCCACAGCCCATGGCCGCAGGCGGGCTTCGCACACAGCTCGAGTGCCGGACCTGCCGGATCGTGGCCGGCGCTGGTCCGATGGGCGCATGACTGCTGCACATGCACTGCTCGACCTGGTGCTGCCGCGACGCTGCGCAGGTTGTGACGCACCGGGGGACGGGTGGTGCGCCGACTGCCGGGACGAGGTGGCGAGGCGTCGTCGTGGCCCGGCTCGGCCGACGCGCCCGTCGCCCGCCCCGGACGGATTCCCACCCACCTGGGCGATGACGACGTACGAGGACCCGGTGCGCCGAGCCATCGTGGAGCACAAGGACTCTGGTCGTGCCGATCTGGTGCCGTTGCTCGCTGCCTGGTGGCGCGATGCAGCGGCGGGAGCCCTATCAGGCGACCCGCACGCCTGTGCGGCCCTGGGGCAGGCGCCAGTGTTCGTGGTCCCTGCGCCGTCCTCGGGGAGCGCGAGGCGGCAGCGCGGGCGAGACCCGTGGGCTGAGGTCACCAGAGCGGCCGTCGCGGGAGTGTCCACGCTGTCCTTCCATCGTTGCTTGACGCAGGTGCGGCGAGTCGCAGACCAGTCCGGGCTGGACGCAGCCGCGCGATGGGACAACCTGCATGCCGCGATGGCTGTCCGCGATCCGGGACCTCTGAGAGGGGCGGTGTGCCTGGTGAGCGATGACGTCCTGACCAGCGGCGCCACCCTCACGGAGGCCTCTCGAGCGCTCTACGCCGCCGGTGCGAGGCACGTCTGCGCGGCGGTGCTGGCGGCCACGCAGCGACGTCCGCGGACTACCCGTGGACTCCAGGCACCGGGTCGTCTACCGTGACGGGATGGAGCACCTGCTGCACTCAGCGCAGCGCCTGGTCCGTCGAGCCGCGAGCGGTTCCGCGCCAGGAGTGCCCGACGAGCACCAGACATCGTGGACTGGGGTGATGCCGTTCAGCGAAGGGGCCTGACCGCCCTGTTCTCTCGAATCGTTCATCCCCAGGAGGTAGTCCATGGAGATCACTGTCACGGGACGGCACGCCACGATTGCGGACAGGTTCCGCCGCCACATCGAGGACAAGCTGTCGAAGATCCCTCAGCTCGACCCGAGGGTCACCCGATGTGAAGTCGTTCTGTCGCATGAGTCGAACCCGCGCCAGGCGAAGGCCTCCGAACGGATCGAGATCACCTGCTACGCCAGACGTACGGTGATCAGGGGTGAGGCTTCGG includes these proteins:
- a CDS encoding ComF family protein, producing MTAAHALLDLVLPRRCAGCDAPGDGWCADCRDEVARRRRGPARPTRPSPAPDGFPPTWAMTTYEDPVRRAIVEHKDSGRADLVPLLAAWWRDAAAGALSGDPHACAALGQAPVFVVPAPSSGSARRQRGRDPWAEVTRAAVAGVSTLSFHRCLTQVRRVADQSGLDAAARWDNLHAAMAVRDPGPLRGAVCLVSDDVLTSGATLTEASRALYAAGARHVCAAVLAATQRRPRTTRGLQAPGRLP